A single region of the Eleginops maclovinus isolate JMC-PN-2008 ecotype Puerto Natales chromosome 16, JC_Emac_rtc_rv5, whole genome shotgun sequence genome encodes:
- the LOC134877874 gene encoding trafficking regulator of GLUT4 1 — protein sequence MESQQPISTQHEGTCDPIAVTSQPPSAADASAANQMDNMAHLTVIDNAETNNGLGHAMADSSPTVSSMSPKLHAAGGHANGRPGLSSRSGSVAGSPRPSLTRRPSGITEAAVDRSKPRDYLFLAILSCFCPLWPINIVALTFSVMSRNSLQQGNVDGARRLGRNAMILSVVAILGGIAIIAAAIALNWGLILKS from the exons atggagtcccagcagccaatcagcacCCAGCATGAAGGGACGTGCGACCCCATCGCCGTGACCTCTCAACCGCCCTCGGCCGCAGACGCTTCAGCAGCCAATCAAATGGACAATATGGCTCACCTGACTGTTATCGACAACGCAGAGACTA ATAACGGCCTCGGTCATGCGATGGCGGACTCGTCTCCTACAGTGTCCTCAATGTCGCCCAAGCTCCATGCGGCTGGCGGCCATGCTAACGGCCGGCCCGGTCTGAGCAGCCGCTCAGGGTCGGTGGCAGGTTCCCCCCGGCCCTCCCTCACCCGCAGGCCCAGCGGCATCACGGAGGCTGCTGTGGACAGGTCCAAGCCCCGGGACTACCTATTCCTCGCCATCCTGTCCTGCTTCTGCCCGCTGTGGCCCATCAACATCGTGGCCCTCACTTTCTCCGTGATG TCCCGGAACAGTCTGCAGCAGGGCAACGTGGACGGAGCTCGCCGTTTGGGGCGCAACGCCATGATTCTGTCTGTGGTCGCCATCTTGGGAGGGATTGCCATCATCGCTGCGGCCATCGCCCTAAACTGGGGAT taattttaaaatcctga